A stretch of DNA from Camelus ferus isolate YT-003-E chromosome 18, BCGSAC_Cfer_1.0, whole genome shotgun sequence:
aatttttcctaaataaaagaGGGGATTTtaagctttaagaaaaaaagggaaagtgggCTGCACAGGCCTCCAGGaaccctccacccccagaccTGGCGGCCAGCCTCCAGCATGGTCACTCAGGCGTGGAAGACAGGGCAGCAGACAGTCACGTCCACCGATGACTTCCCCATCCTAGTCCGGGAGAGTAACGGGAGCCCTGTCCACCTCCCATGGGACCCGGGCACCGGCCTTGATGTCCAGGGGCTGTGGAGTGGGCCAGAGTGACACCAGCCAGGCCACGGGGCCCCAGACACCCTCACCTTCACCTGTCCTGAACCCCTCCCAGTGAGGGACACACACTGCAGGATCCGTAGGTCTGGCCCTTGTCCAGACACTTGGGAGGACAGCTGACCCAGCCGGCTGGAGTTCTGGGCTCGTGGGTGAGGCTGCCCTGGGCCTGTGTTGAGTAACAGTCACTGTAACAACTGCCACAAACAGACCTGTCATCTCACAGTTGTGTGGCTCAGACTCCGCCAGTGTTGGCAAGAGGGGTCCTCaccaggctctggggagaatctGTCTCCAGGATCATCTGGGACAAGGACGTCTCTGGGACTGGCTGGAGTGAGGCTGGGCCAGTGGCCCATGGAGGGAAGCAGGCCTAGGCCACAGCCACCTGGGCACCTCGGGGATCAGCACAGGCTTCTGGGAGGGACCCTCTGCCTCCGCATGACTGGCGTGTGTGCAGTACAGGCACTGGAGggtccctctctccatccccctAGGTGGTCCTCATCATCAGCGGGAACCTGAGCTTCCTGAACTGGCTGACCATCGTGCCCAGCCTCGCCTGCTTCGATGACGCCACTCTGGGCTTCCTGTTTCCCGCGGGGCCTGGCGGTCTCAAGGACCGAGTCCTGAAGATGCAGGAGGAGGAAACccgggagccccaggccccactgACATGTGGTGGGTGGTCTTCGTGTCCAGTGCCTGTCAACTCTCCAGTCAATGgcacccagccctcctcccacccagaggCCCGGGAGACAGGGCAGCAACTCCTCGCCGGGCAGCTCTCCTGTCTGCTTAGTGTGGACCGTGTGTCCTGGTCCCTGGGAAAGGAAGAAACCTCAGGTGCTGCTTctctcccaggacccaggacagCCAGGAGAGCCCGAGAGGGGACTGTCATGACTCAGTTTCTACGTCAGCCTTGGAAAGTCTTTTGGGCTCAAGGAGAagggggctgaggtgggggtgtCTTCCCAGAGGCCAGGCCTAGGGCAGGAGCTTACCcggctctctccctcctcccggcAGGCCGCATGGCACGGCGCACTGCCAACCTGGCACTGGGTGTCCTGATCACGTGGCTCAGCATCCCTGTGGTCGTCAACTTGCTAAGCCCCCAGCAGGTCATGAACAGCTCCTTCAACCCTCTGCGGATCGTCAACACGTACGGGGCCTTCGGCAGGTACCTCGGGGCCACAGTGACCCTGGCAGGGGATATGCGGGGGAGGCCAGCCCGCACCTGCAGCCTTACCCTGATCTGCTCGGGACGACAGCCAGGGTGGGCAGGCGTGGCCCTGACTggtccccccacccaccagcatcACCAAGGAGCGCACAGAGGTCATCCTGCAGGGCACGGCCAGCTCCAATGCCAGCTCGCCTGATGCCGAGTGGGAGGACTATGAGTTCAAGTGCAAGCCAGGCAACCTGAGGCGGCGGCCGTGCCTTATCTCCCCATACCACTACCGCCTCGACTGGCTCATGTGGTTCGCCGCCTTCCAGGTAAGGACTTGGTGGGGACACAGGCAGTGGGGGGCCCCCGGGGACACAGGACGAGGAGCATGGGGAATCTTCATAGACTCCCAGGACAGGCCTCTTGCCAGGGTCTGTGGGTGCCAAGGTCCGGGCCTCACAGCGGCTTTCAGAGCACTTCCCCAGAGGTGGAGGGGCAGCCAGCATCACCGGAGTGTTTGCTCAGGTCAGAGCGAGGCTGGAGGCTCCTGGTCTTCCCGCTAAAACCTGCAGGACAGTTGCCATCCCATCTTGCCCAGGAGGACAGCCTCAGGAAAGCTCAGTCACTTGCCTGAGGTCCCTGGGCTGGCAGGTGGCGAAGCCGACAGGTGTGCTGGAACAGCCAGGCCTAGCCCTGCCCCATCTAGGTCTCAAGGACAGGACAGTGGCTGGGGGTGCCCAGGCACATGAGCAGGACCAGGCACACACATGAACGATCCACAGATGTCCGGCTGACCGGCAAGAGCAGGAAGCAGGTGGCCCCTGTGGAGTCGACCCCAGACCAAAGAAACTGGGCACAGGCCCCCAGGGCTGCCCCCATCCAGGAACCACACTTGAGTCAGATGCACCCGGGACAGCAGACTCATGGCCGGCGCCAGGGTGGGgctgaagggagagagggagcagaaaGCACCGTCCAGAGGGCTCTCCAAGGGCCCAGGTGGTGGCTACCAATGTCCAGCTGTCTCTGCTCTGCGTGCCCCGTCCTCTTGCCACCCCCCAGACCTACGAGCACAACGAGTGGATCATCCACCTGGCCGGCAAGCTCCTGACTAACGACGCCCAGGCACTGTCCCTGCTGGCCTTCAACCCTTTTGCGGGCAGGGCCCCCCCCAGGTAAGACTCCCCCCCACAGCTCAGCTGCCTCTCAGGGCTTCTGCCCCAGATGCAGGGGTCTGCTCCAGGACTGGGCCTGCCCAACCCCTGGAAACATGCCTGGGCACCACTCCCCTGAGGCCTGAGAAGGATGAGAACTCACCCTGCCCGCCCCCCCATCATCTGGCCGGGGTCCCCTCTGGCTTCCCCTGGGCAGCCTTTCCCTCCGAGGGCTCCTGGCCAGCGTGGGGCCAGCTGACCTGTGCTGCCCTCACCTTGCAGGTGGGTCCGGGCAGAGCACTACAGGTACAAGTTCAGCCGCCCAGGGGGCCGGCATGCGGCCGAGGGCAAGTGGTGGATTCGGAAGAGGCTCGGCCCCTACTTCCCACCGCTCAGCCTCCAGGACCTGAAGGGCTACTTCAGGTCACGGGAGTGGCCATACCCAGAGCCCAGCTAGAGGCGGCCCAGGACTTGTGCCCCAAGAAATAAAATGGCAAGACCGTGGGCCGCTGCTGAGTGGGGTCTTCACAAGGATGTCCGGGGAAGCAGACTCGGTAAGAAGGCTGTCTGTGCTTCCTGTCTCGCCACAGTCAGTCCCCGTGGTTCCCAAGTCCCTTCACTCTGGGTTCATCAGCGAGAACCACAGAaagcccccagcccttccccatccTAGGTGCCTGCCCTTGTCACCAGGCCCCCTAGACAGCAGTGTCCTGATGTTGCTCCCAGCCCTGGTCTGTCCCAGGACCACCTGCCCGCGTGGTCCCCCCTCCATGGCTGTGCCCACCAGCACCCACCTGGGATCCTGGGCATCTATGGGGCAGGTCCGTGGCTGAGCCCCATTGTGTACCTGGTGTAGCCAAGAGGAAACCCTGTCTGCCTCTCTTCTGCTCTCCTGGGGGCCCCACAACATCCAGGAGGGGCCTGTGTGACGGAAAAGCCAGtgttctctgcctccctcctcagaaCCCATGACCAGAAGCATGGACAGAAGTTCTCTGTCCTCCTTGGGCAGCCGCCTCCATGGGCCCTGAGCAAGGCACGTCCTCCTCTCCTTTGTGACCACATCCCCCAGTCTCACACCTGGAGCCTCCTGCTTCCTGATGTGCATTAGAGGGGATGGGACAGCAGAGCCCTCACCTCCAGCTTGGACCATGGGGGCCCATGAGTCCCCAGGGCAGCGGTTCTGAGCCCATTTGCCACAGGTTGAACTGGATTAATGTTTTGCTGGGTGGCCCTCCTGGGCCTGCTGCAGGAAGAACTGGGGTGCAGCCTGAACCTCTACGGCCTGGCAGCAGCTGCAAGGAGACAGACTCTCACCCACCCCTGGCCGTCTGGGGCGCCTGCTGCACT
This window harbors:
- the LMF1 gene encoding lipase maturation factor 1 isoform X4, whose protein sequence is MRPDRPVMAAPEESLRKRKAEAAGPVHGSPPGPGRDPAGCPARLRAGTFWLTRIVLLRALAFVYCVAFLVALHQNKQLIGDRGLLPCSTYLRSVQRHFRGQVSWDAVSYAPTILWLLDWSHMDSNLDALALLGLGISSFILVFGCANMILMAALWVLYMSLVNVGQIWYSFGWESQLLETGFLGIFLCPLWTLSPLPRGTPTSRIVLWGFRWLIFRIMLGAGLIKIRGDRCWRDLTCMDFHYEVVLIISGNLSFLNWLTIVPSLACFDDATLGFLFPAGPGGLKDRVLKMQEEETREPQAPLTCGRMARRTANLALGVLITWLSIPVVVNLLSPQQVMNSSFNPLRIVNTYGAFGSITKERTEVILQGTASSNASSPDAEWEDYEFKCKPGNLRRRPCLISPYHYRLDWLMWFAAFQTYEHNEWIIHLAGKLLTNDAQALSLLAFNPFAGRAPPQVGPGRALQVQVQPPRGPACGRGQVVDSEEARPLLPTAQPPGPEGLLQVTGVAIPRAQLEAAQDLCPKK
- the LMF1 gene encoding lipase maturation factor 1 isoform X3 translates to MRPDRPVMAAPEESLRKRKAEAAGPVHGSPPGPGRDPAGCPARLRAGTFWLTRIVLLRALAFVYCVAFLVALHQNKQLIGDRGLLPCSTYLRSVQRHFRGQVSWDAVSYAPTILWLLDWSHMDSNLDALALLGLGISSFILVFGCANMILMAALWVLYMSLVNVGQIWYSFGWESQLLETGFLGIFLCPLWTLSPLPRGTPTSRIVLWGFRWLIFRIMLGATQPVPNPMAYFLHRSPWWFHHFETFSNHFLELVVPFFVFLGRRMCVLHGALQILFQVVLIISGNLSFLNWLTIVPSLACFDDATLGFLFPAGPGGLKDRVLKMQEEETREPQAPLTCGRMARRTANLALGVLITWLSIPVVVNLLSPQQVMNSSFNPLRIVNTYGAFGSITKERTEVILQGTASSNASSPDAEWEDYEFKCKPGNLRRRPCLISPYHYRLDWLMWFAAFQTYEHNEWIIHLAGKLLTNDAQALSLLAFNPFAGRAPPQVGPGRALQVQVQPPRGPACGRGQVVDSEEARPLLPTAQPPGPEGLLQVTGVAIPRAQLEAAQDLCPKK